The Nicotiana tomentosiformis chromosome 9, ASM39032v3, whole genome shotgun sequence genome contains the following window.
agtctgagctactccctcaatctgcggaatgtttggtgtaacagagatcaatcccacctgagttaatgtaccgaacatactcaggaactgtgctaaagtctcctgaagtcagGGGTAACAATTGGTGCTTTTGGTACCTGtactccaactggagctactagtggctcctcaactgttgttctgataggtgctctagtcgcagcatgTACCATTCCTcgtcctctacctcggccccgacctcttgcagtcccagcagtatgtgcggatgtctgctcagctaacccagtagcacgtttcctcaccatctatgagagaatggagatacaaaagTTCAAaatccaaattcaacaaattccgcacgacaggaatgaaagaaatggaaatttcctaacagttctgaagcctctctaagataagtacagacatctctgtactgatccgcaagactctactagactcgttcgtgactcgttgaacctatgaacctagagctctgataccaacttctcacgacccaaaatcccaccacatgcgtcgtgatggcacctagtctctaagactaggtaagccgatttccattacattttttaagccatttttttaaataagtaatcaaaactaacagcggaacaaatatgaatatacaacctcccaagactggtagtactgagtctgaaatgaaaagactccaagggactgcgacaaccaagcagctctaccttgaatccttacgatcccgctttaactctgctcaagtctgttatcttcaatacctggttctacacaaaaatgtgcaaaagtgtagtatgagtacgccacggtcggtacccagtaagtatcaagactaacctcaatggagtagagacgaggtacagtcaagacactcactagtctaataacctgcgcaatataatatacaaaataataggaaacaaataacaatagggaaacatgaaacaaccagtgatatgcaaagctgacaacaagaataccattaatatcgctcaacaattaataagtacaattacacccaattaaatcaagtccttcaaataaatgtatttcacatataattcttccaaataattctctttcaaatataattttctcaaataattatttttcaaatataattctttcaatatatcttttcaaatataattttctcaaataaatatctttctaatacaATTCTTtcctataatactttctaagtaaaaatccttccaaataaatattttgaatataattctttcaaataaaaagtcaccatgtgacacttcattttataatcataaaaatacgggtctcagcccatttttatatttttcgtaaacacgggtcttaacccattttcatatttccacgacacctcgtgccctcatttcaaatcacaaccgcacggacaattcacgtgccaattatcattatcgttatcattttatcacagcaccccgtgcccacattttatatcacaactgcacggacaattcacatgccaaatattctcattatttactcacggcacctcgtgcccatattttatttttataatccacctggcaatagccacaagctctcaatttcaacataaataagattgttatcaatttaccaacaataagacaagttgcacaaggtataaaactagacacaagaaaatcacaacatcatataaaaattatcaacatCACAATCCCACATCATctcatatcatccctgacaatagacaccattatcgctcctatagccacctttatcgctccgcccaaaaaatatcaatagccacctttatcgctccgcccaaacaatatcaataaccacccttatcgctcttattgtcacccttatctctcatattgccaccattatcgctcctattacCACCCTTATGGCTCCGCctagataatattccaacaaacacaataacagtgaaatgtcacccttatacccgcataatatcaacggtgaaatgccacccttatctccccaaaataataactcacacaacacaataatttacacggaaaactaacacaacaacataataaaattaattcatatcacaatttgcccaatggatacaaccaaatttcaaagatatatcaaaatcaattagtttcacaacaaatagcctaaggctccacacaatgtatataacatccagaaacaatcaatagagatagaaattactcagcataaagcaaagccttcattaatgcaaatttagataattatattaacacttcttcttaagctcgcttaaattattatttgcataaaaaaattcatattggaattaatttccaacaaatattaaaccaacaatactcacaaaatttcataaatatttcaagtaacaatcacatcaaattatcatataaaaacaaattcaataataaggatttaggcatggcaaacagatgatttaataattttccataatttctcaatttactacacaataatgcctaagactttaattcaataaattttacaCGTagaagcccgagtacgtactcgtcacctcgcgtacacggtttttcacatttcacaaatggcacataagactcaatgcctaaggggtaattcccccactctatgttaagcaagacacttacctttttgaagttaggccgatattccaaaataaccttcttgattgaattgacctccggacagctcaaatctatccaaattaattgtataacttcattaaaattcatcgaaaataattctgaataataatacgtcgacttaaaaatgtattccaaaaagtcaacaaaagtcaatgcgggcccgcccctcggaacccaacataattttcatgaaatccgaatactcattccgatacgagttcaaccataccaattttatcgaattccaataacaactcaacttccaaatcttaaatttttgttttttgcaagattttacaaaaatcttgattttcctccattaaatccgaattaaatgatggattcaaagatataatcatagaaattaatcaaaacttgataagaatcacttaccccaaacacccacggaAGAATCTCTCcgaaaatcgccttctaccgagctcccaattaaaTTTTgcgttatgaactcaaacccccattttgaGACTTTTAATTCTACCCAGATGACTATGCATCGCAATCGCGGAGATTGGGTCGCGATCGCAGAGAAGAGAATTGAGGTTGCCAAGAAagacctttcgcgatcgcgagtgaagggacgcgaacgcgatgaacaatgggCAGGAGCTTACGCGAATGCGGGGTAattgatgcgaacgcgaagaagaaattgccAACAGCCCCGAGCTCACTAATTttttctatgcgaacgcgaagacttagttgcgaacgcgaagaagggaaagTCAAAcgtacgcgatcgcggaagtaagctcgcaaacgcgaaggacaAATAATTCCCCTTCCAAAATattactacgcgaacgcgaactaGGAGACGTGAACGTGATAAAGGAATGTGTAGAGCTACGCGATCGTGAGGCATATTATGCGAAGGTGAAGAAGGAGCAGAgacacttcgcgaacgcaaaaggatcttcgcgatcacgaagaaggacatcagacaccaaaactagcagttcaaaaatagaaggaaatggtctgtagcccatccgaaacacactcgaggccaccgggaccccgtctaaacataccaacaagtttcataacctaacacggactcgttcgaggtttcaaatcacatcaaataacaccgaaaatacaaatcgcaccacgaatcgaacttatgaacttccaaaacttccaacttctaaaactcgtgccgaaacctatcaaaccaacccagaatgacgtcaaatgttgcaggcaagtcccagataacataacagagctattacaactctcggaattgcattccgaccccgatatcaaaaagtccacttccgatccaaaactccaaaaattgtactttcgccatttcaatccttaatcagctacagacctcaaattcatatttcggacatgctcctaagcccaaaatcacccaacagagctaacggaaccgacagaactccattccggagtcgtctccatatagttccgactacggtcaaaatcctatgacttaagcttccattatacatattgcgaagctgctcgagaccttaagccactgaacggagtgctaattcttaaaatgacaagtcgggtcgttacacataggATATATGATATTATATATTGAGGTGACAAGTTTAAGTTTTTCCAATAGGATTGAAATTAATTCTCTCAATCGAAATTTATGGATTCCTACAACGATCTCAATttaatactataaatataaccgCCAGGGACGGATGCACCTTGACTCAAGGGTGTCATCCGACACTGGTTGAGCGGTGCTATTTTGTTAGGAAGATGGGGAGTTCGAATCCTGATATATCTGTAGACTGCAAGtgttggtagctttagaattttatcCTTATACTATATGCTAAATAGATTAAAATTCGGGACTTGAACCCTTGACCATTAGGTGGTAAGGGCTAACAAAACTAGTAGATCATGAATTGCTTATCACGTTAGCTCCACAATAAACAATAGAAGCTAATTATTTTACTCGTTATGTACAATTTGTATTTTTTAGAATTGCGCATGCTGCTATTTACATAATCAAATAATGATGTagttttgacttttgagtgaTTGTTTGATACCTTATAAGTATTAGTTAagaatcatttaatattaattCTAATGGGCCTATTAcagtatattttaaaaaataaaaatttctcgAGTTGAATTGTAATATTGTACTTGAATTGTCATTTATTCATATATTTCGGAatgtgttttttttttaatatgatGTTATTACAATGATTTGTTCATTTATTTACATCTTTAAGTGTCGACATCGCTTACAAAAAAAATTCTGCATACGCCCTTATTAACCAGGTTCATGTTGTGCTATTTGGGATTTAGCTGGTTCAGATATTCAATTAAGGTGGGCTTATAAGTGGATTCAAATCAAAGATTATTATGTAATATACCGATGTATTTCCTATAAATattccaagaatcatactatttgTTTCTCATTTCCGAGTTAGTTTGATCATGACAATTGACCATCTTAAATTTACTTATTTAGTTAGGAGTGATGTTATACTAGTTATTTATTTCAATGACTTTATTGGATTGGCACTTTTGTCTTTGTAGAATCTCCACACATGTAGCATTAGTGTCCAAAAGTCATGAGTTACTTATCCTGCTATGCACATTTCATGATAGTCCTTTTCTACCAAGAAATTGATCACTTGACACTAAAACCAGTCAGCTCTtagaatttgattttttttctttttattatatGCCCAACAAAGCATTGTTCAAGAAAATAATTTCTTCAACAAAGGGATtgaaaaaataaatcaaataattaatatGCCTCCAAATTAAGTTAGTGTTCATTACTAAGAGATTGCTAGCTATCTGGCTGGAAAAGATGGTTTGGAAGCTTCCTCTCTCCTAGCAAGCAAGATGAGATCACCATTTCTCTCAGTAATGGACTTCCTTTACTTTGTAACCTTAGCTTTAGATGTCCTTTTCAtagattctttttttttaaaatttatatataaaaaagaaaattttaaataaaattcaagataCTAAATAATCTAAACTAAAATAATCGAAATAAATTTAATtgaaataatttcaaaattgctGGGAATTGAAATTAAAGCGGAAAAGACCACTTAACTAGAAGACTCTAGAAACATCATTAAAATTTAAGAGGGTTAATTTCTGAAAACACAATTAGAAGGGAACACAAGTGCAGCGTGAAATATTGTTTTAACACAAGCTAAGTGCCGTAGACACGTTTCGCGTTTCGTACCTATAATAAACAATATGAAGGACATGAAATTGCATTATATTCCATTCAAATCGGCAACAAAAAAATTGTGTAAGTATTATGCGTTTGTACACAAAGGCCCCCACAATTAGTCAGCTCTGCCTCTTCCAGTGTTAGAAAAGATTTTCTCAAATACAAAGGAGGATACAAGCATTGGGAATCGTTGGTGAGTTATTTTGTGTTGTTTGGTTTCAGGCCGATAAGTTTCTTTCTCTTAATTAGCGTTTTTGTTCTTTAATTACAAGAAATATCACTACCCTTATCCTGTTTGGAATCTCACCCACGTATGCCAACTACAATTTTTTCCTCTTAAATTATGTTGTCAAGAGGATTAACTTATTTTTTTCCATCGAATTTAGATTCACATTCCGGAGGATTGTGACAGCCCGATCAACCCAAAATTTCTCCGATATTCCATACGTAATGACAATGTTGAATTGTCTATTGTCAGTATGGTAATTAGTTTCCCGCTGCCGAAAcaattttcttttccttcttgaAGTGTCTTTTTTAATTACTTGGTTACTGATTAAATTAATCTTACGCGAATAGGTACGGCATGCCGCTAGTATCGGCAAACAATTTGTTAGTGTCAACTACGAATGGGATTGGAGCAGCTTTTGTTTTTGTTTATGTGCTGATTTTCCTCAATTTTGCACTAAATAACGAGAGTGCTGAGGTTTTCCTCCCCCGTTATTAGGTGCAAATTTGAAGAAAATCAGCACATAAACAAAAGCAAAAGCTGCTCCAATCCCATTCGTTGTCGACACTTGcacattgtttgatgatattagcGTCATACTACACCTATTCGCGTAAAGATTAATTAAATCAGTACACAAGTATTAAAAAGGCactttaagaaagaaagaaagtggtTTCGGCAACGGAAAATTAATTACCATGCTGataataggcagtttaatattgtCATCACGTACGGGATTCCCGAGAAATTTTGGGTTGATCGCGTGGTTACAATCCTCCATAATGTAAACCTAAATTCGATGAAAAGAAATAAGTTAATCTTAACAACATAATTTAAGAGGAAAAAGTTATAATTGACATACGCGGGTGATATCCCAAAAAGTATAAGCGCGGTGATATTTCCTGTAATTGAAGAACAAAAagttaattaaaagaaaaacttATAAGCCTGAAACTAATAAACAACACATAACAACTCACCAACAATTCCTAGTGCAAGGTGTATAGCATGTTCAGCTCCCATGTGTGCAATATGGGGTTAATATATCTGAGTTTTGCATTATTTTGTGCTAAACTACCCTGAGCACTATTTGTAATTACATTTTGTTCTTTAATTCTGTTTTGTTCTTTAATTCTGCTTTACAGGAAATCGCACTGTTCTCATTCTTTTTGGTCCCTCACCAACTTTTTTGTTATCTCATCAAACGTGATTTTTTGTAAAATCACTGTTAAGAAGATTAACTCgatttttttttattgaattaGGATCACAATCAGAAGGGTCGTGAGAACCCGATCTACTGAAAATTTCTACATAATACCATATATTATGACAGTGCTGAAATGTTTATTGTCAGCATGTGTAATTAGTTTCCATCTCcaaaaatgaatttttttctCCTTGAAGTGTCTTTTTAATTATTGGCTTACTGGTTAAATTGATTTGAATAGGTATGGTAAGCCGCTAGTCTCGGCAAATAATCTGATTGTCTAACTACCAATGGGACTGGAGCAGTTTTTGGCTCTATTTATCTGCTGAGTTTCCTCTATTTTGCACCTAATAACGAGAGGAGGAAAATCTTAGCACTCCTTTTGGCGCTCATTCTTTGTTGCTCTTTTTCCAGCTTTAAGCGCCGTTCTTTTATTCTGCAAATGAAGTGGATCAGTTACATATTTTTCCCCCTAATTTGTTGTAGATTTATCTTCTATTGGACTCATTTGGTCATAGTGCAGCTTATCCCGCATGCAGTTTATTAGAGTCAGACCAAATCTGGCACCGAAGATTGCAATAGTGGTAGCAATGTATAAGAGAAATAGTAACTCTAATAGCAGCAGCAGCAGTAGATGTATATCAATTAGTTTCTTGCTTAAACAGTTTATGATGTACCTAACTGACTTGGGCTTTGATCAATCGATAAGTGTTTCAACAGTTTGATTAAAATTATTGACATTGAACAAGATGATATTATATCAAATTAATGTAAAGATCCTCTGTGATTACTTCATTGGTTGGACAGAAGCATCAAATGTATTGGATCCTTTATTGCTAGATATATTTCattaatatatacatatattacaGTCTCATTTATGCTTGCTGCattttgttttccattatcaTGAATCTAGAACTTCTCAAATTCAAGTTCCTCAAAGTAAACATATGGGAAAGAACAAAACAGAAAAAAGATAGATCATTAATGTTATTTGCAATATGGAGACTCATAGCAAGGCCAACAGCTCCCAGTTAAAATGTAGCCACACTTGACTTGCTGGTTTAGCTACACTCAAAGTTGCACCAAGGCAAGTATGAAGCATCCGATTAATCCTTTGCAGTGAGCACATGAATTTATCATCGTTTCTCCTCGAGATTCCACAACCGTGGATACAAACATCGACTTTGTCAAAAGAAGCAAGGAGGGTTGATTTTCGCAACACAGCAATAAAATGGTATATGGGGCTTTCCATCACGAAGCATTACTTCCCTGTCATTGTTAATCCATAAGAGGCTGTACATATTGCTTTTTCTGATTTGCGGTGAGCACATGAATAACCTTTTTGGTTACTCCCTCTCCACAATCCTAAGTATCTATAAAATCAAAACCAATAAAACAACAAAATCTATTTAGTAACCTTTTTGGTTTTAGAGACGATCAATGAATCAATCAATTGAAATAACATACACTGATGCTTCATGTCCAAGAATGCGAGGAAAGACTGAGTTTTGCTCCTACAATTTCCGAAGGAGTTGAGAGAAAAAATCGGCAAGTTTGTAACCAGTTTTTTATTACCTTTGCTTCCCAGAAGTAGATATCAGTATAGCGGAGGAAAGCGTAGAGGATCTTAAGACGAACTTCCATTTTCTTTTTGGAGGTGCCATCTCCACTTCCTTGATCAGTAATGGTTTGCCTGGCTCCCATGCCATAGCAGCTGTAAAAACACATCATCATTAGCTCAACATTACTACCAAAATTCTCAAAAAGAAAATGAGGAAAAAAAAGGAAACCAAGAAAGTTTACATTATGTATAAGAAATGGAGTGAAACAAACGTCGTACCTTTGCAATGAATGACTTTCCCCACAATGCTTGACATTTGTTTTCTTGATTTCGTTTACTGATCACTGAAATATGAAAACTTTATGTTGAGTAGAAGTTTGGTTGTTTTCTGAATACTGAGTTGGATTTTCTTGAGTTGTGCTTAGTAGATAAGTAACATTTATGAAGATAAAATGATAACActggtttttttttcttttgtatgcGTATGTAGCAATTTTAATTAAGTCCATAAAGTATCGTGTTGATGAGCTTAACGAGGAGATATACACATACAAATGCACATTGATCGAAGATGTTGCCTTGTTTAACAACCTTGAGCAAACAAATAAGACGTGAAGTTTGAGCTGTCAGCTGATGGCGGTTCAATGTCTAAGGTGACTAGTACATGCTATAATGTAGGAGATTTCAAGCTCAAGGAAGAGGAAATCAAGACAGGAAAGGAGAAGGTCTCGGCTTTAAACAAAGCCGTTGAAGACTAACTCCTACTCAAACCTGATGCCTATGCTTAAGATTGTTTTGTTCTAAGAAAGGCTTATCTTGTCTTTATCTTGTAGTTATCAAATTTGTTCATCTTGTACGTTTCGCCGCAGTTGTCTCTGCTTTGTCAATTTGTATCTCGTCCGAAAAAGGTACTATTGCCAGCTGCTCATTTACTCAGAACAATAAGCAACTTTATGACTTGGTGAATTTCAACAGGTGGATTAGTGGTATCAAaagcgaaaagcgcaaaaaaactCTAAGGTTTGTTGGGGCTTTAGGCGCAAAGCACATATAAAGTGTGAGCTTCAATGAAGAAAGACGCAAATGGAGAAAAACTACAAATATGTATGTGTAATCCAAGAATAATATCTATAAGCATGAataccaaatatatggacaaagaaattaaagaaaatttatgatgaagtgaaatatcaattgtttagtgtcACCTTTTCAGGATTAcgctcattggcaaggaaaagtataCCTTAGAGCCTTGACAACAACATCT
Protein-coding sequences here:
- the LOC108947028 gene encoding uncharacterized protein isoform X1; the protein is MSSIVGKVIHCKAAMAWEPGKPLLIKEVEMAPPKRKWKFVLRSSTLSSAILISTSGKQRYLGLWRGSNQKGYSCAHRKSEKAICTASYGLTMTGK
- the LOC108947028 gene encoding alcohol dehydrogenase 1-like isoform X2; this translates as MGARQTITDQGSGDGTSKKKMEVRLKILYAFLRYTDIYFWEAKEQNSVFPRILGHEASVYLGLWRGSNQKGYSCAHRKSEKAICTASYGLTMTGK
- the LOC108947028 gene encoding uncharacterized protein isoform X4; this encodes MSSIVGKVIHCKAAMAWEPGKPLLIKEVEMAPPKRKWKFVLRSSTLSSAILISTSGKQRSKTQSFLAFLDMKHQYT
- the LOC108947028 gene encoding uncharacterized protein isoform X3; its protein translation is MSSIVGKVIHCKAAMAWEPGKPLLIKEVEMAPPKRKWKFVLRSSTLSSAILISTSGKQRSKTQSFLAFLDMKHQCMLFQLIDSLIVSKTKKVTK